TCTAATGAACGAAACATTTTACTAGGTAATTTTATTAATTTAATTAATAAATTAAATAAATTAAGAAAAAAAATATTAAATAAAAAATTATTAAAAAACTGGTTAAACATTATTCCTCAAATAATAAAAGAATTTTTTTATATACCTTTAAAATATAAAATATTTTTTTTTAAATTGGAAAATATATGGAAAAAAATTATATTAAATGGAATAATTATAAATTATAAAAAAAAGATATCAATTGATTGTTTATTAAAACAATTCTTTCAATATAATTTTTCATTATATAAAACAAATACATTTATGTCGGGATATATTAATATTATGAATTTCAATAAAATTAGAATTATTCCATTTAAAATGATTTGTATAATAGGATGTGACCAAGAAAATCTATCATTATATACACAAACAAATATACTCAATTTAATAAATCAAAAAATTTATCAAAATAATAAGAATATTTTTTTTGAAACAGTGCTATCTACTCAAAAATATTTATTTTGTAGTTATACAAAAAATATAAAAACAGAAAAAAAAAATTATCCATCAAAATATATTACTGATATTTTGTATTATATAAAAAAAAATTTTTATATTACAAATAAAAACAAATATAATAAAAAAAAAATTCATATTTTAAAACAAGTATATATAAATAATAAAAATAAATTAAATTATTCATATTTAATAAATTATAATGTAGAGAAATTTTCTAAAGAAAAAAAAGATATAAAAAAATACAAAAAGATTAATTTTATTATTAAAAAAAATATTCCAATAACAGAATTAATAAATTTCTGGAAAAATCCAATTCAATATTTTTTTAAAAAAAATTTAAATATATATATTTTAAATAATATAAAAAATCAACTATCAGAAGATGAATTATTTCATATACCTTCTTTAGATAAGTATATTATAAAAAATAAAATATTAAAATATTATTTATTGAAAAAAAATACTAAAAGTTTATTTAAAAAATTTCAATTAAAAAATCAATTACCACATGATCATATAGGAAAAATATTATGGAAAGAAGAAGAAAAAAAAATATATTTATTATCTAATCAGATTAATAAAATTAAAAATTCTCCTAAAGAAATTAGTTTTAATTTAAAAATAAAAAAATATAAATTATCAGGAAAAATTAAAGAAATCAATAAACTAAATCTGATTCATTGGTGCACAAATAAAATTAATTTTAAGGAAATAATATCCTTATGGATAGAACATTTAGTTTTTTGTATTTTAAAAAAATCTTCAAAAAGTATTTTATTAGGGATTAATAATACTAATATTAAATTTTCTTATTTAACAAAAATAAAAGCTGAAAAATATTTAAAAAAATATATTCAAGGATATCTAGATGGATTAAAAAAACCATTATTAATATTAAAATCTGGAATAATTTGGTTACAATCAATATATATGAAAAAATTTAATATAATAAAAAACGATAAATACAATATAAATATTGCAAAAAAAAATTTTTTAAAAGAATGGAATGGAAATTCATTTTATAAAGGTGAAAAAAAAAATATTTATATAAAAAAATTAATTCCAAAAATAAATCCTATAATTATAAAAAAAATATGTCGTACTTGCGAATATTGGTTATTACCTATATTTAAAAATACTAATATTAGAAAATATCACATTAAATAATAACTCATTAAATGATTCATCTATAAAAGAAATGAGAAATAAAATGAAATATGAACCTTTCGATATAAAAAAAATACCAAGTCAAGGTATTACGTTAATAGAAGCTTCAGCAGGAACGGGAAAAACTTCGTCTATTATTTTTTTATACATACGTTTTATTTTAAATATTGGTACAAAAAAATCATATTCAAAACCTTTATCAATCAATGAAATACTTATTGTTACATTTACTGAATCATCAAAAAATGAATTAAAAAAAAGATTATATAAAAAAATTTGTCAATTATATCATATATGCAAAAAAAAAACAAAAAAAAATAATGAATTATCAGAAATTATTAAAGATATAAAAAATTTTAAAAAAACTATCAATTTATTAAAAAAAGTAAAAAAAAATATTGATTCAATCATGATATATACACTTCATGGTTTTTTTCGATATATATTGTTAGAACAAAAATTTTTATGTAAACAAAAAATATATAAAAAAATATTATCTAACATAAAAAAAATACAAGTTGAATCTACAAAAGATTTTTGGAGAAAATGTATTTATAGTATAAATAAAAAAATAGTCGAAATGATTATAAAAAAATGGAAAACACCACAACAATTTTTTTTATATATATATACATTGTTAAATCAAAAAAATATAGAATTTAAATATCATTTTCCAAAAAATGCTAATTTAAATGAAAAATATAATGATATAATTAAAGTTATAAAAAAAACAAAAAAAATATGGGAAAAAAAAGAAAAGGAAATCAAAAATTTAATAAAAAATATTACTCTTAATAATAGAATATATAATAAAAAAAATCTAAATATATGGTATACACAAATAAGTGTATGGTCGAAAAATAAAACAGTAGATTGCT
The window above is part of the Buchnera aphidicola (Cinara piceae) genome. Proteins encoded here:
- a CDS encoding exodeoxyribonuclease V subunit gamma, yielding MDEKLLRKKFSIKSSDIKILYKIISDLNVRFGFDAKHFKKISIPNINTYSWSYAINRIITGFWLQKKYSILNNISVYNVSSNERNILLGNFINLINKLNKLRKKILNKKLLKNWLNIIPQIIKEFFYIPLKYKIFFFKLENIWKKIILNGIIINYKKKISIDCLLKQFFQYNFSLYKTNTFMSGYINIMNFNKIRIIPFKMICIIGCDQENLSLYTQTNILNLINQKIYQNNKNIFFETVLSTQKYLFCSYTKNIKTEKKNYPSKYITDILYYIKKNFYITNKNKYNKKKIHILKQVYINNKNKLNYSYLINYNVEKFSKEKKDIKKYKKINFIIKKNIPITELINFWKNPIQYFFKKNLNIYILNNIKNQLSEDELFHIPSLDKYIIKNKILKYYLLKKNTKSLFKKFQLKNQLPHDHIGKILWKEEEKKIYLLSNQINKIKNSPKEISFNLKIKKYKLSGKIKEINKLNLIHWCTNKINFKEIISLWIEHLVFCILKKSSKSILLGINNTNIKFSYLTKIKAEKYLKKYIQGYLDGLKKPLLILKSGIIWLQSIYMKKFNIIKNDKYNINIAKKNFLKEWNGNSFYKGEKKNIYIKKLIPKINPIIIKKICRTCEYWLLPIFKNTNIRKYHIK